Proteins encoded by one window of Lathyrus oleraceus cultivar Zhongwan6 chromosome 1, CAAS_Psat_ZW6_1.0, whole genome shotgun sequence:
- the LOC127127379 gene encoding alkane hydroxylase MAH1: protein MTLCVYITLFVAILFIMLYINIWRGKKNVPPNWPIIGMLPSVFHNKSNIHDFVTSGLKYYGGTLHFKGPWFTNIANFILTSDPVNVHHITSKNFSNYGKGSDFHEIFEILGVSIINLDGNAWKQERALLHSLLRSKSFETSLQQNIHKKLENCLLPFLDHHASKGAQVLDLQNILERFTFDITCTFLFGFDPNCLPHKFNDELLETSFVKAIYMLEDMVLSRHYIPKCFWKLQKWLQIGQEKKNKAAQEILHQFLSKCIAYSKGVDESHSCLLKQLMKEKKFDNEKYIRDTAVSLLGAGNGTISSGLSWFFWLVSTHPVIETKIIQEIKDYCLANDDDLMTSLSAEKLNKLVYLHGAICEALRLYPPIPFEHKCARKSDILPSGDYVSPNTKLIYSLYAMGRMEKIWGNDCLEFKPERWISSRGGVVYVPSYKFIVFNAGPRSCLGKDITFVQMKMVAAALLWKFHIEAVEGHTIAPRVSMILRMEYGFKVKVSKRSL, encoded by the coding sequence ATGACATTGTGTGTGTACATTACATTATTTGTAGCCATTCTCTTCATCATGCTCTACATTAATATATGGAGAGGCAAGAAAAATGTGCCTCCAAATTGGCCAATAATTGGCATGTTACCATCAGTTTTTCATAACAAATCCAATATTCATGATTTTGTAACCTCAGGATTGAAATATTATGGAGGTACTTTGCATTTCAAAGGACCTTGGTTCACAAACATTGCCAACTTTATCCTCACCAGTGATCCTGTGAATGTGCACCACATCACTAGCAAGAATTTCAGCAACTATGGGAAAGGATCTGATTTCCATGAGATTTTTGAAATTCTTGGCGTTAGTATTATAAACTTGGATGGCAATGCATGGAAACAAGAGAGGGCACTACTTCATTCATTGCTCAGAAGCAAAAGTTTTGAGACATCCCTTCAACAAAACATTCACAAGAAGCTAGAGAATTGCCTACTACCATTTCTTGATCATCATGCATCTAAAGGTGCACAGGTACTTGATTTACAAAACATTCTTGAGAGGTTCACCTTTGATATTACTTGTACTTTTTTATTCGGATTTGATCCTAATTGTCTTCCTCACAAGTTCAATGATGAGTTGTTAGAAACTTCTTTTGTAAAAGCTATTTATATGCTTGAAGATATGGTGTTATCAAGACACTATATTCCAAAATGCTTTTGGAAGCTACAAAAATGGCTACAAATTGGTCAAGAGAAGAAGAACAAAGCGGCTCAAGAAATTCTTCACCAATTCTTGTCCAAATGTATAGCTTATTCCAAAGGTGTTGATGAAAGTCATTCTTGCTTGCTAAAGCAACTCAtgaaagaaaaaaagtttgaCAATGAAAAGTATATTAGAGACACTGCAGTGAGTCTCTTAGGTGCTGGAAATGGAACAATTAGTTCAGGTCTAAGTTGGTTCTTTTGGCTTGTTTCAACTCATCCAGTCATTGAAACAAAAATCATTCAAGAAATTAAAGATTATTGTCTTGCAAATGATGATGATTTAATGACTAGTTTAAGTGCTGAAAAGCTTAATAAGCTAGTTTATCTTCATGGAGCTATTTGTGAAGCATTGAGGCTTTATCCACCTATACCATTTGAGCACAAATGTGCTAGAAAATCTGATATATTACCTAGTGGAGACTATGTTAGTCCAAATACAAAGTTAATATATTCTTTGTATGCAATGGGAAGGATGGAGAAAATATGGGGGAATGATTGCTTGGAGTTCAAGCCAGAGAGGTGGATATCTAGTCGAGGAGGTGTTGTTTATGTACCGTCTTACAAGTTTATAGTGTTCAATGCAGGTCCAAGAAGTTGTTTGGGAAAAGATATTACCTTTGTTCAAATGAAAATGGTTGCAGCTGCTTTGTTATGGAAGTTTCATATAGAAGCTGTGGAAGGTCACACTATTGCTCCTAGGGTTTCTATGATTCTCCGCATGGAATATGGTTTTAAGGTCAAAGTTAGTAAAAGAAGTCTTTGA